The following coding sequences lie in one Oryctolagus cuniculus chromosome 7, mOryCun1.1, whole genome shotgun sequence genomic window:
- the PLEKHG5 gene encoding pleckstrin homology domain-containing family G member 5 (The sequence of the model RefSeq protein was modified relative to this genomic sequence to represent the inferred CDS: added 146 bases not found in genome assembly), translating into MDDPSPAEKRLLCQNPACMDEGRAAKVCHHANCQQLHLGGPLNLCEACDSTFHSTMHYDGHVRFDLPPQGSVLARNVSTRSCPPRTSPAVDLEEEEEGSVDGKGDRKGTGLKLSKKKARRRHTDDPSKECFTLKFDLSVDVETEIVPAMKKKTLGEVLLPVFERKGIALGKVDIYLDQSNTPLSLTFEAYRFGGHYLRVKAKPGDEGKVEQGMKDPKSLSLPTLRPAGAGPPARDRVDPQSRRESVDILAPGRRRKNMSEFLGEASVPGQEPPTPSSCSLPSGGSTSSGGSDSWKNRAASRFSGFFSSGPSSSAFGREVDKMEQLEGKLHAYSLFGLPRLPQRLRFDHDSWEEEEDEDEDEQEGNACLQLEHSWRELIDGHEKLTRRQCHQQEAVWELLHTEASYIRKLRVITNLFLCCLLNLQESGLLCEVEAERLFSNIPEIARLHGGLWSGVMAPVLEKARRTRAPLLPGDFMKGFKSFGSLFKPYIRYCVEEESCMEYMRGLLRDSDLFRAYVTWAERHEQCQRLKLSDMLAKPHQRLTKYPLLLKSVLRKTDEPRAKEALATMIGSVERFIHHVNTCMRQRQEQQRLAAVVSRIDAYEVVEGSNEEVDKLLKEFLHLDLTMPMVGTCPEETRQLLLEGSLRMKEGKDSKMDVYCFLFTDLLLVTKAVKKAERTKVIRPPLLVDKLVCRELRDPGAFLLIYLNEFHSAVAAYTFQASGQALCRGWVDAICNAQNQLQQLRAQEHPGGHLQSLEEEEEEEEEEGEEESGASAASSPTILRRSSSSLNSQHCVSDGSTETLAVVVVEPGETLSSPESDGGPFSAPSDETSLSTTASSVTPTSELLPLGPVDGRSCSMDSAYGTLSPASLRDFVTPAPVAEPVPQPPELAQAPSPLPSPRLRRRTPVQLLPRLPHLVKSRSEASLLQLLSGAAARGAPPGPSRSLSELCLAAAAPRTRTQGSPREAGPGWDCQGAPGPGSGSKPPEPKDRDSWRAREPAGSSGKSHRELASGASPRAQPELPAGISAQHRKLTLAQLYRIRTTLLLNSTLTAS; encoded by the exons GTATGCCACCACGCCAACTGCCAGCAGCTGCACCTCGGGGGCCCCCTGAACCTCTGTGAGGCCTGTGACAGCACGTTCCACAGCACCATGCATTACGACGGGCATGTCCGCTTCGACCTGCCCCCGCAGG GCTCTGTCCTGGCCCGGAATGTGTCCACCCGGTCATGCCCACCACGCACCAGCCCTGCAGTAgacttggaggaggaggaggaaggctctGTGGATGGCAAAGG GGACCGCAAGGGCACAGGCCTGAAGCTGTCCAAGAAGAAAGCAAGGAGGAGACACACAGAT GACCCCAGCAAGGAGTGCTTCACCCTCAAGTTTGACCTCAGCGTGGACGTGGAGACGGAGATCGTCCCGGCCATGAAGAAGAAGACGCTGGG GGAGGTCCTGCTCCCTGTTTTCGAAAGGAAGGGCATCGCACTAGGCAAGGTGGACATCTACCTGGACCAGTCCAACACACCGCTGTCCCTCACCTTCGAGGCCTACAGGTTTGGAGGACATTACCTGCGGGTCAAAG GCCCCCGGCCGCCGCCGGAAGAACATGTCGGAATTCCTGGGGGAGGCGAGCGTCCCCGGGCAGGAGCCCCCCACACCCtccagctgctctctgcccagCGGGGGCAGCACCAGCAGCGGGGGCAGTGACAGCTGGAAGAACCGGGCGGCCAGTCGCTTCAGCGGCTTCTTCAGCTCGGGCCCCAGCAGCAGCGCCTTCGGTCGG GAGGTGGACAAGATGGAGCAGCTGGAGGGTAAGCTGCACGCCTACAGCCTCTTCGGGCTGCCCAGGCTGCCCCAGAGACTGCGCTTCGACCATGactcctgggaggaggaggaggatgaagacGAGGACGAGCAGGAGGGCAACGCCTGCCTGCAGCTGGAACACAGCTGGCGGGAACTCATCGACGGGCACGAG AAGCTGACCCGGAGGCAGTGCCACCAGCAGGAGGCAGTGTGGGAGCTGCTGCACACGGAGGCCTCCTACATCAGGAAGCTGCGGGTGATCACAAAC CTGTTCCTGTGCTGCCTCCTGAACCTGCAAGAGTCGGGGCTGCTGTGTGAG gtGGAGGCCGAGCGCCTGTTCAGCAACATCCCCGAGATCGCGCGGCTGCACGGCGGGCTGTGGAGCGGCGTGATGGCGCCGGTGCTGGAGAAGGCGCGTCGCACGCGGGCGCCGCTGCTGCCCGGGGACTTCATGAAAGGCTTCAAGTCG TTCGGCTCCCTGTTTAAGCCCTACATCCGCTACTGCGTGGAGGAGGAGAGCTGCATGGAGTACATGCGCGGCCTGCTGCGGGACAGCGACCTCTTCCGGGCCTACGTCACG TGGGCCGAGAGGCACGAGCAGTGCCAGCGGCTGAAGCTGAGCGACATGCTGGCCAAGCCGCACCAGCGGCTCACCAAGTACCCGCTGCTGCTCAAGTCGGTGCTGCGCAAGACGGACGAGCCGCGAGCCAAGGAGGCGCTGGCCACCATG atCGGCTCTGTGGAGCGCTTCATCCACCACGTGAACACTTGCATGCGGCAGCGCCAGGAGCAGCAGCGCCTGGCGGCCGTGGTGAGCCGCATCGACGCCTACGAGGTGGTGGAAGGCAGCAACGAGGAGGTGGACAAG ctcCTGAAGGAATTCCTGCACCTGGACCTGACCATGCCCATGGTGGGCACCTGCCCCGAGGAGACCCGGCAGCTGCTGCTGGAGGGCAGTCTGAGGATGAAGGAGGGCAAGGACAGCAAG ATGGACGTCTACTGCTTCCTCTTCACGGATCTGCTCCTGGTGACCAAGGCGGTGAAGAAGGCTGAGAGGACCAAGGTCATCCGGCCACCGCTGCTGGTGGACAAGCTCGTGTGCCGGGAGCTGCGGGACCCTG GCGCCTTCCTTCTCATCTACCTGAACGAGTTTCACAGTGCTGTGGCGGCCTACACGTTCCAAGCCAGTGGCCAGGCCCTGTGCCGGGGCTGGGTGGATGCCATCTGCAATGCTCAG aaccagctgcagcagctgcgcGCACAGGAACACCCAGGGGGCCACCTGCagagcctggaggaggaggaggaggaggaggaggaggagggagaggaggagagcggCGCTTCGGCTGCCAGTTCCCCCACCATCTTgcgcagaagcagcagcagcctcaACTCGCAGCACTG TGTCTCGGATGGCTCCACGGAGACCCTGGCTGTAGTCGTGGTGGAGCCTGGGGAGACGCTGTCCTCCCCGGAGTCGGACGGCGGCCCCTTCAGCGCCCCGTCGGACGAGACCTCTCTCAGCACCACTGCCTCGTCCGTCACACCCACGAGCGAgctgctgcccctgggccccGTGGACGGCCGCTCCTGCTCCATGGACTCCGCCTACGgcaccctctccccagcctccctgcgGGATTTTGtgaccccagcccctgtggcagagccagtgccccagcccccagagtTAGCACAAGCCCCTTCGCCCCTGCCCTCaccccgcctccgccgccgcaCCCCTGTCCAGCTGCTGCCCCGTCTGCCCCACCTCGTCAAGTCCAGGTCTGAAGCCAGTCTGCTGCAGCTGCTGTCAGGGGCTGCTGCCCGTGgggcgcccccaggccccagccgcaGCCTGTCGGAGCTCTGCCTAGCTGCCGCAGCACCTCGCACCAGGACTCAGGGCTCCCCGCGGGAAGCCGGGCCTGGCTGGGATTGCCAAGGAGCACCTGGCCCTGGCAGTGGCTCCAAACCGCCGGAGCCCAAGGACAGAGACAGCTGGCGGGCTCGGGAGCCTGCGGGTTCTTCCGGGAAGAGCCACAGAGAACTGGCCTCGGGGGCctctcccagggcccagcccgaGCTCCCCGCAGGGATCTCTGCCCAGCACAGGAAGCTGACCTTGGCCCAGCTCTACCGAATCAGGACCACGCTGCTGCTGAACTCCACGCTCACTGCCTCGTGa